Proteins from a genomic interval of Benincasa hispida cultivar B227 chromosome 7, ASM972705v1, whole genome shotgun sequence:
- the LOC120081963 gene encoding protein FAM136A-like has product MNHIAAMEEQVVSERMRQKLNEVNMAAQSHLGPIQDHVNFSLQQAYFKCAYECFDRRRRQEEISNCVENCSVPVVKAQQHVENEMAKFQERLNRSLMVCQDKFEAARLQQKTGSVYDLESCVDASIQESLNTLPHLANKLKASFNISN; this is encoded by the exons atgaatcacATAGCAGCAATGGAAGAGCAAGTAGTTTCTGAGAGAATGAGGCAAAAGCTTAACGAAGTGAACATGGCTGCGCAATCCCATCTGGGTCCTATTCAAGACCATGTCAATTTTTCCCTTCAG CAAGCGTATTTCAAATGTGCATATGAGTGTTTCGACAGAAGAAGAAGGCAGGAAGAGATTAGTAACTGCGTTGAGAATTGTAGTGTTCCAGTTGTTAAAGCTCAGCAACATGTTGAGAATGAAATGGCTAAGTTTCAA GAAAGATTGAACAGATCACTAATGGTGTGCCAAGACAAGTTCGAAGCAGCCAGGCTTCAGCAGAAAACTGGGAGTGTCTATGATTTGGAGTCGTGtgtggatgcatcaatacaagAAAGCTTGAATACGCTGCCACATTTGGCTAATAAATTAAAAGCTTCCTTCAATATCAGCAATTAA